One genomic window of Eggerthella timonensis includes the following:
- a CDS encoding leucine-rich repeat protein — MKLPESSDSPQAALSAEAQDKPSADSAPASPNATKNSNAQVAGDVPLASQDPKASVGDVRADGLLYRILPDGASAALVGWYGEAPKGDMQVPASVSSGEDSYDVTRIGEAGEDGRSAGVFAGSNAAFVALPSTVREVVDGALSGCLSLARIDVSPKNESFASFDGMLFSKDLTSLLTFPEGKEGVAHIPDQTETVPASAFSQAPGLLMVEVGEGNVAFRSEKGILYSKDMKTLVACPVGAGNAVVVPEGVASIAAGALAGCAVSSITALGFVRDIAADAFDAEARECAVVALPAGDDYEARKAVWVAAGFSSFKEPAKPGDVAVPEPSEPEAALASGLVYEVLDDYTLAVSWQGAEGPEGDLEIPATAEVGGVSYRVSAVADAGFAGRSGLTGVALPASVAVVGDRAFEATGISDVWLPASVATVGERAFAACASLERVVALGSPWVADSALAECSGVSVYAPSDSDNLWNVGLPAAGNHLMPYGVALSEEPLQLEVGQSAGLLEGGQLSAPDPIEASYSYAAKPLSVDADGTASGKAEGSSEVTVALAIEGVELARATRTVEVTAATEPEEELADENQRASDDRFAEDGLTPQVSQMEQLISSEPESVAEGERVSQVALLSTGDTFEQKVASGQTLKFEVLTEDEPAKTGTVSVAKSDDATLEPSGDVVIPAYVSNNGVLYEVTAVADSGFSLAWRVTSVSFEEQSSLKTVGSNAFNNVGSCRSIDLPQTVTYIGANAFSNDVSLVSVNIPDSVTTLGERTFARNLALETIQLGSGVAVIPREAFEYCTSLTELHVAGEVASIDEAAFSHVATRDVSVYVPDAASEAAWRKASSEAGYDFKDIVRQGEVCTVVFDAQGGTPARQEAVVGKGSPVRMPASPSKGGASIAGWFTDPACEEGSRWDFSSIVDSDTTLYAKWVDEVRDGDYVYRMRSDGASLSVAAVDSESLSGDIAIPATYEFGGDGIALPVKEIASCGFSLSKIETLSVPNTVEVIGNEAFRQSEKLRSVVLEQGSALSSIETNAFRECTSLAGFQFPASLEVLGNCVFEKCSSLATVEFNNDMTLSTLSTYTFRDCANLREVRLPDSLSALDYGAFLNCASLADIDLSGIEIIAYKAFAGSGLVSVVIPESVTTLEANVFEACKSLAHATVQARLSAIPAATFRLCEALVSVSLPSSVKSFGVSVFRNCPLSTIYADGSMQDADIPGVFDAADKANAFVILPEKSADGTETFEAMSSAWKGYGFVHVIASSCTLPTIDGGENARWTLDADGTLRIECTKTGAVIENLGWSETAYSDGYWAPVRSAVKRIELASGTDALDMEWWFAGMTSLGFAPDFSFPSSVESVRGLFAGCSSMTGLPDGFKLPDSVKACSHLFKDCSALASLPASFTVPAGIDDIDFGLCGMFWNCSSLKALPEGFSIPDTPGLTKMDGVFMNCNSLATLPVGFSIPDRVEKCSGTFQNCSALTSLPDGFNVPSSCKVLTYTFSGCTSLLALPEGFSVPSGANPAYAFNNCASLTRLPDSFDLPASSLADGSVFGVAGAKLPMYYSGLNGNVIGYAWDQANRTLVKPSDRPANAKTVTLNVKAEGEGGPGSYWTTAYTDGSGMLAEPVAPSRQGMVFTLWYADEACTQRVDFSQPFETDATLYGKLVPGTIGGALPTEAGTGSAFWTLADDGTLYIRGAGKVADLGWSSDLAAPPTQGYWRPWTSEVRAVAMAPSLRAVTCDHWFADMQNLTDASSACIPRDSTSFYRMFRATGIKSLPEGCTIPSGAKSTWGMFYNCRELESLPDGFKLPDSLENANSMFGHCEKLKTLPEGFSLPQGILVADWMFGSCYDLVSLPSGFVIPDGSNASVKGMFQICTSLVSLPDGFRIPESILSEGAGKQGGMYRMFYRCNALASLPASFDFPLAVASESDEAFFCDIEAGKPRVATSYAGESAAVLAYDWASQNRVLIADPADRDMREISYKLVNEDGSWSTRSTVLTGSDGMVPNVGEPQRDGYGFTGWCVDEECLVPFDFSEPVSEDRTLYGKWVKHGGRDAKLPLVAGTQGDVWWRITVDGQLCIGGEGQVGDLGFTYNQSVARVNYWDPYRDEVEDILMEPGVTVPGSTGMAAWFCWLPNLVNVDSLVIPEGTKSLLDLFYGCANLKSLNEGFGIPASVESVVGMFNSCLSLESLPQSFVFSEAGNLKSVMWMFNLCKSLKHLPAGFTIPSGVETIDHFASGSALVSLPEGFDIPTSVQAGSYAFEKAANLRVLPESLNLSKLSGRTKGTMSNAFFCDELTETFYPGDPANLNMGDGYWAKQNRTIVSAAPTGKTFVDLYLPDEAGAQKLWTREALDANSSMGEPVAPGRENSAFLGWYTDPDCTAKATFPLTLNGETSLYGKYVLSDGKLPTVRDGVPGEEASWSFHDGTLTIRCDVEGAAIDTLWSLPEDGNVNGVPRVAHWSPLRDQVTKVVIESNVRVRRDMRFWFTGMENLTDISEFRFPAGAADVTHLFAKCSNLASVPGDFTIPDYVTSLNGLFLNCAVESLPAGLTLPENVVDVASMLDGCKITSLPSGFALPPTVEKTSFMLSRTPIKELPPSFLLPDAVEKAQSMFAGCSNLTSLPDGFKIPKNMILADKMFRGCSSLAALPDGFALENPSALTDVNGMFENCSSLTTLPASLDVSGIPATCTGLDTMFKIGSGKLSTYVLGGDLAKLSVGGNDAESYWLTTYNRKLVTDPAELGGAKAVTFKTKVVGEQEWTTWQTMLTDQAGALADPQYSGRFGYAFDGWYADADCTQKYVFGKTPLPAEGVLYGTHSLIMKYDIPVKAQVTLDATGAVTPADVRIKSFTPVPLAVSRVSCTAANSSSDVMDSDDLLKVSVSITPEGAAYPVRVSPGGWTGTNQAFALPAAESGKPGELGCSIGLDIPDASKVKFWRDGWSTDLVKLEYTVEAAS, encoded by the coding sequence GTGAAGCTGCCAGAGTCCTCCGACTCCCCGCAAGCCGCCCTCTCGGCCGAAGCGCAGGACAAGCCTTCCGCCGACAGCGCCCCCGCGTCTCCCAACGCGACGAAGAATTCCAACGCCCAGGTAGCGGGCGACGTTCCCCTTGCATCGCAAGATCCCAAGGCTTCTGTCGGCGACGTGCGCGCCGACGGCTTGCTGTATCGCATCCTTCCCGACGGCGCCTCGGCTGCGCTCGTGGGCTGGTACGGCGAAGCGCCCAAAGGAGACATGCAGGTGCCCGCCTCCGTTTCGAGCGGGGAAGACTCCTACGACGTGACGCGCATCGGCGAGGCTGGCGAAGACGGCCGGTCGGCGGGCGTGTTCGCCGGGTCGAACGCCGCCTTCGTCGCGCTTCCGTCGACGGTGCGCGAAGTCGTGGATGGGGCGCTGTCCGGTTGCCTGTCGCTCGCGCGCATCGACGTCAGCCCGAAGAACGAATCCTTCGCGTCCTTCGACGGCATGCTGTTCTCGAAGGACCTGACCAGCCTCCTGACCTTTCCCGAGGGCAAGGAGGGCGTCGCCCATATCCCCGATCAGACCGAAACTGTCCCTGCCTCGGCGTTTTCGCAGGCGCCGGGGCTCCTTATGGTCGAAGTCGGGGAGGGCAACGTCGCCTTCCGCTCCGAGAAAGGAATCCTGTATAGCAAAGACATGAAGACCCTGGTCGCATGCCCCGTCGGCGCGGGCAACGCCGTGGTGGTGCCGGAAGGCGTGGCGTCGATCGCGGCTGGCGCGCTCGCCGGGTGCGCGGTGTCGTCGATCACGGCGCTCGGGTTCGTGCGCGACATCGCGGCCGACGCGTTCGACGCGGAAGCGCGCGAGTGCGCGGTCGTGGCGCTGCCCGCCGGCGACGACTACGAAGCCCGCAAGGCCGTGTGGGTGGCGGCCGGGTTCTCGAGCTTCAAAGAGCCCGCGAAGCCGGGCGACGTCGCCGTCCCCGAGCCGTCCGAGCCCGAGGCCGCGCTGGCCTCCGGCCTCGTCTACGAAGTCCTCGACGACTACACGCTGGCCGTTTCCTGGCAGGGAGCCGAGGGGCCGGAAGGCGACCTCGAGATCCCCGCGACCGCCGAGGTCGGCGGCGTGTCCTACCGCGTATCGGCCGTCGCCGACGCGGGCTTCGCGGGCCGCTCGGGCCTGACCGGCGTCGCGCTCCCTGCGAGCGTGGCCGTCGTCGGCGACCGCGCCTTCGAGGCGACCGGCATCTCCGACGTGTGGCTGCCGGCCTCCGTCGCGACGGTGGGCGAGCGCGCCTTCGCCGCGTGCGCGAGCCTAGAGCGCGTCGTCGCGCTCGGCTCGCCATGGGTCGCCGACAGCGCGCTCGCCGAGTGCTCCGGGGTGTCGGTCTACGCCCCCTCAGACTCCGACAACCTCTGGAACGTCGGCCTTCCGGCCGCCGGCAACCACCTCATGCCCTACGGCGTCGCGCTCTCCGAGGAGCCGCTCCAGCTTGAGGTCGGCCAAAGCGCCGGCCTCCTGGAAGGCGGCCAGCTTAGCGCCCCCGACCCCATCGAGGCCTCCTACTCCTACGCCGCCAAGCCCCTCTCCGTCGACGCGGACGGCACGGCGAGCGGCAAGGCCGAGGGCTCCTCCGAGGTGACCGTCGCCCTCGCCATCGAAGGCGTCGAGCTCGCCCGCGCCACCCGCACGGTGGAGGTGACAGCGGCGACTGAGCCGGAGGAGGAGCTTGCCGACGAGAATCAGCGGGCAAGCGACGACAGATTCGCCGAGGACGGTTTGACTCCTCAGGTGTCGCAGATGGAGCAGCTTATTTCAAGCGAGCCAGAATCCGTAGCAGAGGGCGAAAGGGTGTCGCAAGTTGCTTTGCTTTCGACGGGAGATACGTTTGAGCAGAAAGTCGCGTCGGGGCAGACGCTCAAGTTCGAGGTTCTCACCGAGGACGAACCCGCAAAAACGGGCACGGTTTCTGTGGCGAAGAGCGATGATGCGACTCTCGAACCGTCGGGCGATGTCGTTATCCCGGCGTACGTGTCGAACAATGGTGTCTTGTACGAAGTGACGGCTGTTGCCGATAGCGGTTTCTCGCTGGCTTGGCGTGTGACATCGGTGTCGTTCGAAGAGCAGAGCTCCTTGAAGACGGTAGGCTCGAACGCGTTCAACAACGTGGGCAGCTGTCGATCTATCGATCTGCCCCAAACGGTCACATACATAGGAGCGAATGCGTTTTCCAACGATGTCTCGCTCGTTTCTGTAAATATACCCGATTCTGTTACGACTCTCGGAGAACGAACGTTTGCTCGGAACCTCGCGCTTGAGACGATTCAACTTGGATCCGGCGTCGCCGTTATTCCGCGCGAGGCGTTCGAGTACTGCACGAGCCTTACGGAATTGCACGTCGCGGGCGAGGTCGCTTCGATAGACGAAGCAGCGTTTTCCCATGTGGCGACTCGCGACGTTTCCGTATACGTACCCGACGCTGCCAGTGAAGCTGCATGGCGCAAGGCTTCATCGGAGGCAGGATACGATTTCAAGGATATCGTGAGGCAGGGTGAGGTATGCACTGTCGTGTTCGATGCCCAAGGAGGGACTCCTGCCCGCCAAGAGGCAGTCGTCGGCAAGGGATCGCCTGTCAGGATGCCCGCCTCCCCGAGCAAAGGCGGAGCCAGCATCGCGGGTTGGTTTACCGATCCGGCATGCGAAGAGGGAAGTCGATGGGATTTCTCTTCCATCGTGGATTCCGATACGACGCTGTATGCGAAATGGGTTGATGAGGTTCGGGACGGAGATTATGTCTACCGTATGCGTTCCGATGGTGCGAGCCTGTCGGTTGCCGCGGTCGATTCCGAATCGCTTTCCGGCGACATCGCCATTCCGGCGACGTATGAATTCGGAGGGGACGGCATCGCCCTGCCCGTCAAGGAGATAGCTTCTTGTGGGTTCAGCTTGTCGAAGATAGAAACGCTGAGTGTCCCGAATACGGTCGAAGTCATCGGCAACGAAGCGTTCCGGCAAAGCGAGAAGCTTCGATCGGTCGTGCTCGAGCAGGGCAGCGCTTTGTCGTCGATCGAGACCAACGCATTCAGGGAATGCACGTCGCTTGCCGGTTTTCAGTTTCCCGCGTCGCTCGAAGTGTTGGGAAATTGCGTATTCGAGAAATGCTCTTCGCTGGCGACCGTCGAATTCAATAACGACATGACCTTGAGCACGCTTTCTACCTACACCTTCCGGGATTGTGCGAACCTTCGCGAGGTTCGGTTGCCTGATTCGCTTTCCGCCTTGGACTACGGGGCCTTTCTGAATTGCGCGTCGCTTGCGGACATCGATTTGTCCGGCATCGAGATCATCGCGTATAAGGCTTTTGCCGGTTCGGGCCTTGTGTCCGTCGTGATCCCCGAGTCGGTGACTACTCTTGAGGCAAACGTGTTCGAGGCATGCAAAAGCCTTGCGCATGCAACGGTACAAGCGCGGCTTTCGGCGATTCCCGCTGCCACTTTCAGGCTTTGCGAAGCTCTTGTCAGCGTGAGCCTGCCGTCGTCGGTGAAGTCGTTTGGCGTGTCGGTTTTTCGTAACTGCCCTCTGAGTACCATCTATGCGGACGGCTCGATGCAAGACGCTGACATCCCCGGTGTGTTCGACGCTGCGGACAAAGCAAACGCCTTCGTCATCCTGCCGGAAAAGTCCGCAGACGGTACCGAAACGTTCGAAGCCATGAGCAGTGCATGGAAGGGCTACGGTTTCGTTCACGTCATCGCTTCTTCCTGTACGTTGCCCACCATCGATGGGGGCGAGAACGCCCGTTGGACGCTCGATGCGGACGGCACGCTGCGCATCGAGTGCACGAAGACTGGAGCTGTAATCGAGAACCTCGGATGGTCGGAGACGGCGTACTCTGACGGCTATTGGGCGCCCGTGCGCTCTGCGGTGAAGCGAATCGAGCTCGCCTCCGGCACTGACGCGCTTGATATGGAGTGGTGGTTTGCCGGCATGACGTCCCTTGGGTTCGCGCCCGACTTCTCGTTCCCCTCGAGCGTCGAAAGCGTACGGGGCCTGTTCGCGGGCTGCTCGTCGATGACGGGTCTGCCGGACGGGTTCAAGCTTCCCGATTCCGTGAAAGCGTGCAGCCACCTGTTCAAGGACTGCTCTGCGCTGGCATCGCTGCCTGCGAGCTTTACGGTGCCCGCTGGCATCGATGACATCGACTTCGGTTTGTGCGGCATGTTTTGGAACTGCTCTTCGCTGAAGGCCCTGCCCGAAGGGTTCTCCATTCCCGATACCCCTGGCCTCACGAAGATGGATGGCGTGTTCATGAATTGCAACTCGCTCGCCACGCTTCCTGTTGGGTTCTCCATTCCTGATCGGGTTGAAAAATGCAGCGGAACGTTTCAGAACTGCTCGGCACTTACCTCTCTTCCGGACGGATTCAACGTCCCTTCGAGTTGCAAGGTGCTGACGTACACGTTCTCGGGCTGCACGTCGTTGCTTGCTCTGCCTGAAGGGTTCTCGGTGCCGTCGGGCGCGAATCCAGCGTACGCGTTCAACAACTGCGCTTCTCTGACCAGGCTTCCCGACAGCTTCGATTTGCCTGCGTCTTCGTTGGCCGACGGCTCCGTGTTCGGAGTTGCCGGTGCGAAGCTGCCCATGTACTACAGCGGCCTGAACGGAAACGTCATCGGTTACGCATGGGATCAGGCGAACCGCACGCTGGTGAAGCCTTCGGACAGGCCTGCGAACGCCAAGACTGTCACGCTCAACGTGAAGGCCGAGGGCGAAGGCGGCCCCGGCTCGTACTGGACGACCGCCTATACCGACGGCTCCGGCATGCTCGCCGAGCCCGTCGCGCCCTCGCGCCAGGGCATGGTGTTCACGCTGTGGTACGCCGACGAGGCGTGTACCCAGCGCGTGGATTTCTCGCAGCCGTTCGAAACCGACGCGACGCTGTACGGCAAGCTCGTCCCCGGCACGATCGGGGGCGCATTGCCCACCGAGGCCGGCACCGGCAGCGCGTTCTGGACGCTCGCCGACGACGGCACGCTGTACATCCGCGGCGCGGGGAAGGTAGCCGACCTCGGCTGGTCGAGCGACCTGGCGGCTCCGCCTACTCAGGGATACTGGCGTCCGTGGACATCGGAGGTGCGGGCCGTGGCGATGGCGCCTTCGCTGAGAGCTGTGACCTGCGATCACTGGTTTGCGGACATGCAGAATCTAACCGACGCTTCGTCGGCCTGCATTCCTCGAGATTCGACAAGCTTTTATCGCATGTTCCGAGCAACTGGCATCAAATCTCTGCCCGAAGGGTGCACGATCCCCTCAGGAGCGAAAAGCACCTGGGGCATGTTCTACAACTGCCGCGAGCTGGAATCGCTTCCCGACGGCTTCAAGCTGCCGGATTCTTTGGAAAACGCGAACTCCATGTTCGGTCATTGCGAGAAGCTCAAGACCCTTCCCGAGGGATTCTCGCTCCCGCAAGGCATCCTCGTCGCGGATTGGATGTTCGGTAGTTGCTACGACTTGGTTTCGCTTCCTTCCGGCTTCGTCATTCCGGACGGCTCGAATGCAAGCGTTAAAGGCATGTTCCAGATTTGCACGTCCCTCGTCTCTTTGCCCGATGGGTTCCGCATTCCCGAAAGCATCTTGAGCGAAGGCGCGGGGAAGCAGGGCGGCATGTACCGCATGTTCTACCGATGCAATGCGTTGGCTTCGCTTCCTGCGTCGTTCGATTTCCCTCTTGCCGTTGCAAGCGAGTCTGACGAGGCATTCTTCTGCGATATTGAGGCGGGGAAGCCTCGCGTGGCGACGAGTTATGCGGGTGAAAGCGCGGCAGTCCTCGCTTATGACTGGGCAAGCCAGAACCGCGTGCTGATCGCCGATCCCGCGGATCGCGATATGCGCGAGATTTCGTACAAGCTGGTGAACGAGGACGGTTCCTGGTCGACGCGCTCCACCGTTCTCACGGGTTCCGACGGCATGGTGCCGAACGTCGGGGAACCGCAGCGCGACGGCTACGGCTTCACCGGCTGGTGCGTCGACGAAGAATGCCTCGTGCCGTTCGATTTCAGCGAACCCGTCAGCGAGGACAGGACCCTCTACGGCAAATGGGTCAAGCACGGCGGCCGCGATGCGAAGCTGCCCCTGGTCGCGGGCACGCAGGGCGACGTGTGGTGGCGCATCACCGTGGACGGCCAGCTGTGCATCGGCGGCGAGGGCCAGGTGGGCGACCTCGGGTTCACGTACAATCAGAGCGTCGCGCGGGTGAACTACTGGGATCCGTATCGCGACGAGGTCGAGGACATCCTGATGGAGCCTGGCGTGACGGTTCCCGGATCGACCGGCATGGCCGCATGGTTCTGCTGGCTGCCGAACCTCGTGAACGTGGATTCCCTCGTCATTCCCGAGGGAACCAAGAGCCTGCTGGACCTGTTCTACGGATGCGCGAACCTCAAATCCCTGAACGAGGGCTTCGGCATCCCCGCGTCCGTGGAATCCGTCGTCGGCATGTTCAACTCCTGCCTTTCGCTCGAATCGCTCCCTCAGAGTTTCGTCTTTTCGGAGGCGGGCAATTTGAAGTCCGTGATGTGGATGTTCAATTTGTGCAAATCGCTCAAGCACCTGCCGGCAGGGTTCACGATTCCCTCCGGCGTGGAGACGATCGACCATTTCGCCAGCGGTTCCGCGCTCGTCTCGCTACCCGAAGGGTTCGACATCCCGACGTCGGTTCAGGCAGGCAGCTATGCGTTCGAGAAAGCCGCGAACCTGCGCGTGCTGCCGGAGTCTTTGAACTTGTCCAAGCTGTCGGGAAGGACGAAAGGGACTATGTCCAACGCGTTCTTCTGCGACGAGCTTACCGAAACCTTCTATCCCGGCGACCCGGCGAATCTGAACATGGGCGACGGCTACTGGGCCAAGCAGAACCGCACGATTGTGAGCGCCGCCCCGACGGGGAAGACGTTCGTCGACCTCTACCTGCCCGACGAGGCGGGCGCGCAGAAGCTGTGGACGCGCGAGGCGCTGGATGCGAACTCGTCGATGGGCGAGCCTGTCGCGCCCGGCCGCGAGAACAGCGCGTTTCTCGGCTGGTACACCGACCCGGACTGCACGGCGAAGGCGACGTTCCCGCTGACGTTGAACGGCGAGACGTCGCTGTACGGGAAGTACGTTCTCTCGGACGGCAAGCTTCCCACGGTTCGCGACGGCGTGCCGGGGGAGGAGGCCTCCTGGTCGTTCCATGACGGTACGCTCACCATTCGCTGCGACGTGGAAGGCGCCGCGATCGACACGTTGTGGAGCTTGCCGGAGGACGGCAACGTCAACGGCGTGCCGCGAGTCGCGCATTGGAGCCCGCTGCGCGACCAAGTGACGAAAGTCGTTATCGAAAGCAACGTGCGCGTTCGCCGCGACATGCGGTTCTGGTTCACCGGTATGGAGAATCTGACGGACATATCCGAGTTCCGCTTCCCCGCGGGGGCCGCCGACGTCACGCACTTGTTCGCGAAGTGCTCGAACCTCGCTTCCGTGCCAGGCGATTTCACCATACCCGATTACGTCACCAGCTTGAACGGCCTGTTCCTCAATTGCGCCGTGGAAAGCCTGCCCGCAGGCCTCACGCTGCCGGAAAACGTCGTCGACGTCGCATCGATGCTGGACGGATGCAAGATCACCTCCCTGCCGAGCGGGTTCGCTCTTCCTCCGACGGTTGAAAAGACCTCGTTCATGTTGAGCAGGACCCCCATCAAGGAGCTTCCTCCCTCGTTCTTGCTACCTGACGCAGTCGAGAAAGCGCAATCGATGTTTGCCGGCTGCTCGAATCTGACGTCGCTGCCCGACGGGTTCAAGATCCCTAAAAACATGATCCTCGCGGACAAGATGTTCAGGGGATGCTCGTCGCTCGCGGCGCTGCCCGACGGGTTCGCGTTAGAGAATCCTTCTGCGTTGACGGACGTGAACGGCATGTTCGAGAATTGCAGCTCGCTGACGACGCTTCCCGCGAGCCTCGACGTCAGCGGCATCCCCGCAACATGCACGGGCCTTGACACGATGTTCAAGATCGGCTCGGGAAAGCTCTCCACCTACGTCCTCGGCGGCGACCTGGCGAAGCTCTCCGTCGGCGGCAACGATGCGGAGTCGTACTGGCTGACGACTTACAACCGCAAGCTCGTGACAGACCCGGCCGAGCTCGGCGGCGCGAAGGCCGTCACGTTCAAGACCAAGGTCGTGGGCGAGCAGGAATGGACGACGTGGCAGACGATGCTCACGGACCAGGCCGGCGCGCTTGCCGACCCGCAGTACTCCGGCAGGTTCGGCTACGCGTTCGACGGGTGGTACGCCGATGCCGACTGCACGCAGAAGTACGTGTTCGGGAAGACGCCGCTACCGGCTGAGGGCGTGCTGTACGGCACGCACAGCCTGATCATGAAATACGATATCCCGGTCAAGGCTCAGGTGACCTTGGATGCTACGGGCGCTGTCACGCCTGCCGACGTGCGCATAAAGTCGTTCACGCCGGTTCCGCTGGCTGTTTCTCGGGTTTCCTGCACGGCGGCGAACTCGTCTTCGGACGTTATGGACTCCGACGATCTGCTGAAGGTCTCCGTATCGATCACCCCCGAAGGGGCGGCGTACCCCGTGCGCGTGTCTCCGGGCGGTTGGACGGGCACGAACCAGGCGTTCGCATTGCCCGCTGCGGAGTCGGGCAAACCGGGCGAGCTGGGCTGCTCCATCGGGCTGGATATACCCGACGCTTCCAAGGTGAAGTTCTGGCGGGACGGATGGAGCACCGATCTGGTGAAGCTCGAATACACGGTGGAAGCGGCGTCGTAG